The window GCGCTGCTGACGATTGCTGCGATCAATTTTATGGTGCTGGGTTTGCTGGGACGATTGACAGTCAAAATAGACAATACCCATTTGCGCTGGTATTTCGGCTTGTTTGGCTGGCCCGCATGGAAGTTAGCGCTGACCGATATCCGTCAGATAGAGCAATGTGAATCGCGCTGGATAGAAGGCTGGGGTATCCGCTTTACCAAAGAAGGCATGCTCTACAACGCCGCCGGAAAAGGCGCGGTACGTATTACCAAAGCGGATGGCTCCAGCCTGAGGTTAGGTTCTGCCGAACCTGAGGTGTTGTGTGCCGCATTGAACAATGCGCTAGCAAATTATGCCAATAAGCTTATTAAATAAGCTTACTAAATAAGCTTAGTTGCTAAGCTAACCAAGTAAGTTCGCCAGTTAAGTTCACCAATTAAGTCGCTCACTCAGGTAGATCAGAAACATCATGGCCAGCCCCGGGAAAAAATCTTTCATGTTGCGTATCGATCCTGTACTCTGGGCAGAGATCGAGCGCATGGCTGCGCAAGAACTGAGGAGTAGTAATGCGCAAGTGGAGTATTTACTGAGAGACGCTTTAAGCCAGCGTGGCCGCAAAGTCGACATAGAAGCTGCTAGCCAGGATGACGTAAAAACGGATCTCGTTTTACCGTCAGCTTCTTAGATTACTATTTTCTTCGCCGCACAATCTCTCGATACTGCCAGTTTACAGCGGCAATACCTGGCTTACATCAGGCCGTTGAATAAAATCAGCGAACGCATCCCGCAGCCGCGCACCTTCTCCCATCGCGGTTTTCCAATGATGAATACGTAGATCATGATTGGTACCGTAAAAGAAAAAATCTTTCCTATCGAGTACCTTGCCGCGTGGCAGAGTTTGTAAAAAGCCCGGTGATGGCGACACCATAATCACGTTGTCCAGCCAATGCCGGTTTTTGCCTATGCTGGCACGTCGCCAGGGCAAACTTTTATCCAGCCAGCCCGGCACGATATGGTCGGTAAAATGCGGATAAAGCACTAAGCCACCTTCTTTGTTACCGCTTAAACGCGAGTAAGGCAGCGCCAGATGGTAATCAATAATTCCACCATCCCAATACGTACCTGTCGGCGCATGAGGAATATGGCGCACAGGTTCCATAATCAGCGGCAAGGTACCTGATGCTAATAAGGCGGAGGCTAAATTATCCGCCGTTAATGATGAGAAATGGGTATCGAACGCATCAAATTTTGCCTTCAGCCAAAACAGCGGATCACGCATGTCGCCAATCACCATTCTGTCCATGTGATTAGCGAGTTTAGAGCGCGATGCCAGGTTCGAAAACGTCGCTGCCACAAATCCTGCTTTAGCTTTGCCACTCGATTGTGGTGCGCTTAAAAAGCCCCGGCCACGTACTGCCAGCAGATGCAGACGGTGCAGCGGTTGGTGTACGATTTCTTGCTCGTAACCACCGATAAAATTTTGTAGCAATTCAACGCAAACATCCGTCACATATTGGGCTGAAGGTTTTTCAGGATAACGCTGCTCACAATACAAATCACCGAGGCGCTGGAACGCCGCCACCGGATCAGCGTGGCTCGCCGCTGCCATACGCCAGGCACCGATAGAGGCGCCGATCAAGGTGCGTTCGCGCGGTGCGCTTGGCAACCATTCTCCAAATAACCATTGATCCAGCGCCTGCAAAATCAACCCTTTAGGGCCACCCGCAGCAGCAGGGATAACCGCGATGTCGCGCGCCTGCAAACCATGTTGACGAATATGTTCGAGAGCAAATTTTCCGGCGCGGATTTGTATGGGTGATGTCATAGGAGGTACTTTATTTCACGGTATGTAACTGCATCGTCGCGGCAGAAAATTTTCCTTCGACCAGCATAGGAATGATCTCCAGACTCTTGGCAATCGATTCGTCGATCAAAGGCTGCTCTTCTTTGCGCGGGCGATGTAAAACAAAATCAGCGACCCCTTGCTGCAAATTCAGACTACGCGGATGTCCGATACCAATACGCAGCCGCCAGTAATCTTGTGTCCCCAAAGCAGCGGTGATGTCTTTCAACCCGTTATGACCACCAGACGAGCCACCTAATTTAAGCTTAGCAATACCCGGCAAAATATCCAGCTCATCATGCACCACCAATACTTGATCTGGCGTGATTTTATAAAACCGACAAATCGCACCGACCGACTGGCCAGAACGATTCATAAATGTTTGTGGCTGCAACAGCCAGACCTCTTCGCCAGCAAGCCGTGTTTTAGCTACCAACGCGTTAAAATTTTTATCGCGTTGCAAACCATTTATTGCAAGTTGATCAACCAGCCAGAAGCCAGCATTGTGGCGGGTTTGTTCGTATTCAGGGCCAGGATTGCCGAGGCCGACTATGAGGCGGATAGACATAATAATTTCAGCAAAAATAGTACATTAGCTGTGAGTTGATAGATTGAATTGATTTGAATTTTTTACACGTCATCTTGAAGATCAACAGGTCACATAGTTCGCTTGTCTATAATTAATAACCGTATGGTGCGCCATGCTCACCAGTACACCTTGCTGTTTTTTGTCGCTTGCTACGGTGCGTATGACGCACGCCGCAGCAGTATTCTGGTTAAAATTTTTAGACAAAATAAAAATAGAACGTCCAATGATTCTGCGGCTTCTGGCTTAAAATCATGCCAGAAGCCGCAGAATCATTGGACAAGTAGTTTTACTTTTTTTTCTTCAGCAAGGGCTGTAAATACTTACCCGTCACACTCTCAGGGTTTGCTGCAACATCCTCTGGCGTACCGCTGGCGATAATCAGACCACCGCCTGCGCCGCCTTCTGGTCCCAGATCGACGATCCAGTCGGCGGTTTTAATTACGTCTAAATTGTGTTCGATGATGACAACCGTATTGCCTTGATCGCGTAAACGGTGAATGACTTTGAGCAGCAAATCGATATCGTGGAAATGCAGACCCGTGGTCGGTTCATCCAAAATATACAGAGTACGACCAGTGTCACGTTTGGATAATTCCAGAGACAATTTTACCCGTTGTGCTTCGCCGCCAGACAGTGTAGTAGCGCTTTGACCCAGTCGGATGTAGCCCAGACCCACATCTAGCAGTGTGTGCAGTTTACGTGCGATGACGGGAACTGGTTTAAAGAATTCATACGCATCTTCTACCGTCAAGCCCAGCACCTCGTTGATATTTTTGCCCTTGTATTGGACTTCTAATGTCTCGCGGTTATAGCGCTTGCCGTGGCACACATCGCAGGGTACGTACACGTCGGGTAAAAAATGCATTTCGACTTTGATGACGCCATCACCCTGACAGGATTCGCAGCGACCGCCTTTGACGTTGAACGAGAAACGCCCCGCACTGTAGCCTCGTTCTTTAGCCACTGGCACGGTAGAAAACAGATCGCGTATCGGGGTGAATAAACCAGTATAGGTAGCTGGATTAGAGCGCGGTGTGCGCCCGATCGGTGCTTGATCGACCGAGATGACTTTATCAAAATGTTCTAGCCCGCTGATGCTGTCAAACGCGGCAGGCTCGGTTTGCGATCCATATAAGTGGCGCGCAGCGGCCGGGTATAAGGTGTCATTGACCAGTGTAGATTTGCCAGAGCCGGATACGCCGGTCACGCAGGTGAGCAAGCCAACTGGCAACTTGAGCGTCACGTTTTTTAAGTTGTTGCCGCGTGCGCCAGAGATCACGAATTGTTTTTCCGGATTAAAGGTCGTGCGCTTTTTGGGGACGGCGATTGCCATGGCACCGCTCAGGTATTGCGCGGTCAGCGAGCGTTCGCTTTTCATGATGTCTTCTAGCGTACCTTGGGCAATGACTTCACCGCCATGCACACCTGCACCGATACCCATATCGACGACAAAGTCGGCGCAGCGGATCGCATCCTCATCATGCTCGACCACCAGCACAGAGTTACCGATATCACGCAAATGTTTTAGCGTATCGATCAGACGATCATTGTCGCGCTGATGTAATCCGATCGAGGGTTCATCCAGGACATACATCACGCCAGTCAGACCAGAGCCGATTTGTGACGCCAGACGGATACGCTGTGCCTCGCCGCCAGAAAGCGTATCGGCGCTGCGGTCCAGCGATAAATAGTCCAGACCGACGTTGTTGAGAAAGGTTAGACGCGAGCTGATTTCTTTAATGATGCGATCTGCGATTTCTCGTTTTGCACCGACTAAAGTTAATGATTCAAAGAAGCTCAGGGTTTGGCGCAAAGGCAGGGCGCTGACTTCGTAAATCGCTTTTTCTTGCGCTCCGTTACCGACTTTGACGTAACGAGCCTCAACCCGCAAACGTGCGCCGTCGCAGCTTGGGCATTGCTTTTCGTTGATGAACTTGGCGAGTTCTTCTTTTACCGCCATCGAGTCTGTCTCGCGGTAACGGCGTTGCAGATTGACGATCACGCCTTCAAAGGTATGTTCTTTGATGACGGTGCGACCGCGCTCATTGATGTAAGTGAAGGGAATATTCTGTTTGCCTGATCCGTACAAAATCACTTGCTGAGCAGACTCTGGCAATTGTTCAAACGGCGTATCAATATCAAAATCATAGAACGCCGCGAGGTTGGACAACATCTGGAAATAGAATTGATTGCGTCTGTCCCAGCCCTTGACCGCACCGCTGGCCAGCGACAAATTTGGGAAGGCAACAATCCGTTTCGGATCAAAAAATTCGATGTGGCCGAGGCCATCACACTCTGGGCAAGCACCCATAGGATTATTGAAGGAGAACAGGCGCGGTTCTAATTCTTGTAGCGAATAACCGCAAGTCGGGCAGGCAAATTTATTCGAAAATAATTGCTCATGGCCGTTGTCCATATTCACAATCAAGGCGCGACCATTGGCGATGCGCAGTGAGGTCTCGAATGATTCTGCCAGACGTTGTTTGATCTCAGCCTTGACTTTGACACGATCAATCACCACGTCGATCGTATGCTTCTCTGTCTTTTTTAATTTAGGCAGATCATCCACTTCGACAATCTTGGCCGGGTGTGTGCCAGTTTGTACGCGGAAGCGCACAAAGCCCTGCGCTTGCATCTGCTCAAACAAATCAACATGCTCACCTTTGCGGTTGGACACCACGGGCGCCAAAATCATGAGCTTGGTATCTTCCGGCATTGCCAGCACGGTATCCACCATTTGCGATACAGACTGCGCTGCCAATGGATTTTCTGGATGATCCGGGCAATACGGCGTACCGACGCGGGCATACAAAAGGCGCAGATAATCGTGGATCTCAGTTACCGTACCGACGGTAGAACGCGGATTGTGCGAGGTCGCTTTTTGCTCTATCGAAATGGCAGGGGACAAGCCTTCAATCAGATCGACATCCGGTTTTTCCATCAATTGCAAAAACTGTCGTGCATAAGCAGATAGTGATTCGACATAACGTCGCTGGCCTTCTGCATACAAAGTATCAAACGCCAAAGACGATTTGCCTGAGCCGGATAAACCAGTAATGACCACCAGCTTATTGCGTGGCAAATCTAAACTGATGTTTTTTAAATTATGTGTACGCGCACCGCGAATGCGGATTTCGTCACGCTTAGGTGCGGGGATGCCAGTTTTATCGAAGTCGATTTCAGCAGGCTTGGCTGCTTTGGCCGATTTTGCACGAACTTTGACCGTATTTTGTGTCATATCAACTGCTTTCCGTAAGGATGGTTTGGCGCCCCGGTTTTTTGATTCGGGAACAAGCAACCTGATACTATAACGGGTTTTTGAAATTTGACGTGTGCAAGCTGCGGACTTTGTTTTTGTCCCGTGTTTGACATATCTTTATGGCAACGTCACGAATGGATAAGAGCATTCTGAAACGCTTTACTAAGCTTGTCTGGCTTATAATCGGCGGCAAATGCTCAATCAGCTAAACAGCGAGATGGCTGAATGGGCTGAATGTGGTTTTAGCCAGAGTTATTGTCAAATTCATCAAAATAATCACTATTACTTAGTGAACTTAATTAGCGAACAACAGGAGAAATACATGGCATCCCTCAATAAAGTCCAGATTATCGGCAATCTCGGACGCGACCCAGAAACGCGTTACATGCCTAGCGGCGACGCCATGACCAGCATCACCGTTGCCACTACAGAAAACTGGAAAGATAAAGCCACCGGCGAGAAAAAAGAACAGACCGAATGGCATCGCATTACTTTTTTCGGCAAACTGGCAGAAATCGCTGGTCAGTATCTGAAAAAAGGCTCGCAAGTCTATGTAGAAGGCAGCCTGCGTACACGTAAATATACCGACAAAGACGGCGTAGAGAAATACGCAACCGACATTAAAGCAGACACCATGCAAATGTTGGGCGGACGTCCAGGTATGGGCGGCGGTGCACCGATGGATGAGTACGGCGGCGCCCCATCAGCACCACGCCAAAGCGCACCAGCGCCATCATCTGCACCACGTCAGGCACCAGCATCGCGCCCGGCACCGAATTTTTCTGATATGGATGATGATATTCCGTTTTGAGACCTAGTCTCTTTGATTCTGTAAACTACGCCCTGCAAGTCTTTGATTTGTAGGGCGTTTTTCTTGTTTACACATTTCTTATTGACAACGGTTATAGTTTTTATATAACCTAGTCGTATAAAACGTAAACAAGGAGCATTGTTGGTGGCGAAATATAGTGTCAAATTGGTGGACATGGGTGTTGGCGCGCACTCAATATTGACCAGCTGCGCGCATTGAATATTGACCAGGCGCTTAGTTGCTGAGCATACAAGTTTGTTTCAGGTTTGTCGATCAATTATGTGTGCATTGTTTTCTCCATTTGTTGAACTCAATTTAGCCACTTAAGCACTAAAACTCCTGCCCAGTGACTTCACCAGGTTCTGCTGATATCTCAGTCTCAGGCTTGTTTAATTCCCGGCTTCTTTCTCTTGATTTAATCCGCATTTTTGCTGTGGCACTGCTATGTTTGAAACGATAGGAATCATTACCTGTTTCAATAATATGGCAATGGTGTGTCAGTCGGTCCAGTAACGCAGTCGTCAGTTTTGCATCGCCAAAGACGTTGCTCCACTCAGAGAATGTCAGGTTGGTCGTGATGACGACGCTGGTTCGTTCGTAGAGTTTAGACAGTAAATGGAACAGTAACGCACCACCCACCTGTGAGAATGGCAGGTAACCTAACTCATCTAAGATCACCAAATCCATCTGCATAAGGCTTAGGGCCATGCGTCCTTGTTTGCCTGCTGCCTTTTCTAATTCCAAGGCATTCACCAGTTCAATCGTTGAGAAGAAGCGCACTCGCTTTCCATGTTGCGTAATACCGGAGACCGCCAGTGCTGTTGCCAGATGGCTTTTACCTGTGCCAGTGCCACCAATCAGCACCACGTTGTGCGCAGCCTCTGTGAAGGCTAACGTGGCCAACTGTTCGATCAGCTTTTGGTCTACTTTGGATTGGCTAAAATCGAAATCAGCTAGGTGGCGATGAATCGGAAATTTGGCAACGTGCAACTGATAACGGATCGAACGCATCGCTCGATCCGTCGATTCCGCTTCTAACAAGTGTTGAATGAGCCATTCCGATGTACTCACGGACGCGGTACTCTGTGCTGTTAAATCGGTATAGGCAGTTGCCATTCCATATAACTTGAGTGATTTAAGTTCACTGATGATGTTAAACATGCTGATTCTCCTGATGTAAGCTGTCGTAGCGACTTGCATCGGCTACCGGCTCTTCGATTAATTGCAAGCTTGTGGCGACGGGGTCAGGACGATCGCCCTGACTTAATCGCACCAATACGTTAGTGATGTGTTCAACACTGGTTGCACCGGACTCCAGCACTAGTTCTACTGCCACAATGACGGTATCAAGGCCATGGTGCGGGATAGCCGCTAACACTTGAGCCATGACGCGATCACCACCGGCACGGCGTAGCAAGGTGGTTTGCAATTTGATTAAAGGCGCCGGCATCAATGCAAAGGGTGCACCGTTTCGTAAGACACCGGGCTTTCTTTCTGCCAGAAGGATGTAATGCTGCCAGTCATAGCTGGTCTGATCACGTCCAAATAGTCGTAGATGACATGCAACCCTCTCATTCTCAGCGTAGACGGCAATCTGTTCTGAATACAGATGAACACTGACCATGTGATTGGCCAAATAGCACGGTACTGAATAACGATTACGGTGGACATGAACTAAGCAAGTAGAAGAAACCCGTGCTACGAGTTCGACATAGCCATCAAAGGGTGTTGGCATCGGCATGAGTTGGGCTTGCTCATGTTCCAGCACGTCGGCGACGGTCAACTCAGGGTAATCCGGATGGCGGCATTCACTCCAGAGTAACTTGCAGCGTACCGCCAGCCATGCATTGAGTTCCGCAAAGCTGCCGAAGCGTTCCTGTCTGGCGTCGTTCCAGATACGACGGCGACTATCCTGGACGTTCTTCTCAACAATACCTTTCTCCCAGCCAGACGCCACATTGCAGAAGTCGGGGTCAAACAAGTAATGGGCTGTCATTGCAAAGAAGCGTGCATTGACGATACGACCTTTGCCTTTCATGACTTTATCGACAGCGGTCTTCATGTTGTCATAGATACCGCGCCGTGCAATACCACCCATGGCAGTAAAGGCGCGAGTATGGGCATCGAAGAGCATTTCGTGGCTTTGCGTCGGATAAGCCACCAGCCAAAAGGCACGGCTGGCGCACAGCTTAGTGTGTGCTACAAGGATTTTGCGATGAATGCCACCAATGACAAGCAGCTCCTCACTCCAGTCAAACTGGAATGCTTCGCCGAGTTGAAACTTCAGTGGAACGAAGGCAGATTTACCAGTGACTTTGGCAGCTTGGTCACGCCAGGCGTAAATGTAACGGTTGACACCCGAGTAGCTACCGGTGAACCCTGCTTGCTGGAGTTCCTTAAATAGCATAAGCGCAGTACGACGTTCTTTTTTAGGTCGATGGCTGTCGGTTTGTAGTGCTAACTGAATGAGGGATGCAAAGGGAGCTATTTTACTGACAGTCGGAGGCCGGGCATACTTCGGCTCAGTCCCTTCGGCTTCTTTAAGCCACTTCTTGATGGTATTGCGCGACAGGCTGGTTCGTCGCTGAATTTCGCTAATGGATAGCCGTTCTCGGTAGAATAGCCGCCTGACCTTAGAGTACATTCCCATGGTAATCACCTTGAATTCCCTCGCAGTCAAAACTGCAAGGATAGGTTAATTTACCTGGTCAATATTCAGTGCGTATAACTGCGTTTATCTGGTCAATATTGAGTGCGCGCCAACAGATAGCGCCCTTGCCAGGCTTTGCTGTACTCTCTGCAAAGAGTCATATGAACCCACTCTTTGCATGCTTACTTGGTTTTGAAGGGACTAGGCTTAAGCACATTATTGAGAATATTGAGCCAAACTACGAAGACATTATTCCAATCATTGGTGTTCCTGGATTTAAGCCTTGGTACCTGTTTGATACATTTCTTGGCAATCGCACTACGCTCTCAGAAAATTCAATATGGCAGAGGGTGCTATATGCACCTGCCCATTGTCCCTTTAGTTGCTTCTATACTTTAGCCGATTTGCATGAAGAATTTCCTGACAGAGCCATGAAAATCGCAATGGTTGGAACCAAGCCTCATGCTTTGGGATCCGTAATGTTTCATCTGGCTAATTTCTGTGCAACAGAACTAGTATACGATCATCCAATTCGTAAACATGGCAGAACCGATGGAACTGAGAGATTACATGTGTACCATGTATCGGCAATATTGAAATTAACAAACCAAGAAATATTGACCCGATCATCGGGAGAAGTGACAATAATCTAGCATGCTGGACGCTCACTACACACCATCGGAAATAGCTCGGCAAATGATTATGGGGTTGCCGACGCAATTTTCCCCGAACTCTGTAGCAGATTTTGCCTGCGGAGATGGGGCATTATTGTCCGAAGCCTTCAAGCGCTGGCCAAAATCTCAGTTCATCGCCAATGACATTGACGTCAATCTTACTAGGAGATTGCGCCGGACATATGGAGAATGGAGTGTAAGCGCTGTTGATTTTCTTTCTGAATCCTCTCAGCAGCGTTCCAAACTATTTTCGTTCCAAAAGAAAGTTGATTGTATTCTCATTAATCCCCCATTTAGTGAAAAAGGTAGAGCGAAAATAGAATCTGAATTTTTCGGTTCACAAGTGACCGCCGGTAGCACGATGTCTTTTCTACTTCGTGCGCTGCAGTTTCTGGCTCCAAGGGGATATATGGTGGCAATCTTGCCAGATAGCTGCTTTATCAGCCAACGAGACAGAGGCGCGTGGAACCTAATTAAGACTCACTTTGCTGTGCAGAAAATTCTAACGAACTCACGCTCCACATTCAAAGGTATCGCGGCGTCGACCACGGTCGCGATTCTTCATTATCACCATATTGGACGAGTGGCGCCACCTGAAATCACGCCAGCTGCGTGCCTTGAACTGGAGATCATCAGAGGTAAGTTGCAGATGCATTTGGTGAATGAATTGACGTCCGTAAACAGCTATCCCTTAGTTCATACATCGAATTTATCAAAAAATCGAGTACATATACTTGGCGGTCGTACAGTAGATTATAAGCACTTAGTGAATGGACCTGCTGTGCTCGTGCCGCGTGTGGGGTTAGTTACTCAGGAGAAGATTGCGTTTTTGCCAGAGGGGGAGACAGTAGTATTGTCTGACTGCGTTCTTGCTATCATGTGTAAAACGAACGCTAACGCAAAGTTGATGAGTCAAGCTATTTTGGTGGACTGGAATGTCTTTCGAACTGCTTATGGAGGAACCGGGGCTCCTTACACGACGTTGGAACGAATTCGTGAAGCGCTATCTCATTGCGCCAACGTTCAGCATCTGATGCGATCTCAACCGAAAACAACTCAAAAAAATGTCAATCCCAAACATGGGACAACACTAGTGCTAGGCTGATCACTAAAGCGCCTCTAGAATCGCTGTGGCTCTATTGCTTTAAGCCAAACATGCGTTAAGGTATGTTTTTTTAAGTTAACTTTAATGGGTTATATCAGTTCCTGCCGGCTATATGTATGAGCTTATTTAAGAAACTTGTAGTACCACCGACTAATTATTTTCAAATTCCTCAACTTCTGCGAATTCTGGAACGATAATAATAAAAATCGCGCAAAACGCTTACGAAAAAACGAATGATCAATCATAAAAACTATGGATGAGCATTTTGTGCAATAGCCCATAGCTTTGAATTCTTCGTCATAGATTATTTGACATGCCGTGCGGCTGCCGAATAAAAACCCCAAACTGAGGAGCCTTGACATACATTTATTGGGCGTTTTCTTATGCAATTTTTAGGGTATGCTAAAACAATAATGATCTTGTTTTTAGATTTTGACGGTGTTTTACATCCGGAACCCTGCTACCTAGAGGTGCAGTTATTTTGCTATTTGCCGCGACTAGAAAATGTCTTAAGAGATTTTCCTGAGGTGCAGATTGTTATTTCCAGCACCTGGAGAGACAAACGTTCAGTCACTGAACTCAAAGCATTCTTCTCTGAAGATATTGCTGGCCGGATCATAGGTACGACTCCAGACTGGAGGGAGGTGACAGAAATTATGGATTCGATTGGGTATCAACGACATGCAGAGATTGAAGGCTGGTTGAGACAATCTGAACGGCCGTGGATAAGCTGGCTAGCAATTGATGACAAACCTTATCTTTTCAAGCCGTTTCTAAAAAATCTGATCAAAACCAATTCACTGACAGGCTTCAATGACCAAGCCGAAGAACGGTTGAGACTTCATCTAGCGGCAGCCTCGCGACCATGTTAGGTACGTTGACTTTACGCACTGTGACATTAGCAGAAGCCAATATAGTTGCGTCCCATCGCTATTCTCGTGAAGTAGAATATCAGGACGACAAGACTGCTTATATGTCCCGGCTCGATCAGGCCATTGTTGATGGCCGTTCTGCGGTTGGATTAGCAAGAATAAACCAATTGGTCTGTATAAACTGGAACTGTAAGGCCACCTGTATTTCTGAATTGAAAGAATACATACGAGAGATTACCTCAGGGATGGCTCGCCAAACCAGCTATTTGTTACATAGTATTTGGATGCCACCCGATATACGTTGAAACTCATACTCTTGTAAAAATTAAACATGAAGCAAATTAATGCAAGATAGCCAGTTACCTGAAAAGACTTAGTTGTCGGAGAGACGCAGTCACAGAGACAAACTAAACAAGGGATAATGAGTAGGACAACAAGTGGCGCGATCAGGAAGTAGCCAGAGATGCTGTCCCAGCGACACAGATAAATCTTGTGTCGGCGAATTTGAATAACGCCAGACCATGCCAAAAAGGCGGCATCAATCTTATTGATTTTACTAATCAGGACATGTGCGAAGAACCACGCACGATCTTTAGCATCTGCCATGCGTCCAAATTCGGATGCAAACTGAAAGTTTTTTCAGACGTTCATTCATAACTGATTGTCGGACTAGATCTAAACAGACCTGTTTACTGGAAAAATATCGTAAAGACAAATAAATCGCCCGATAGATATAGAGTGCCAAACACATAATCCAGGGGCGAGCAGAAAACACGTTGTTCATCTGCCCGATGACCTCAGCGTGTTGATTTGCATTTAAAACTGACCCAGCGGGGGTGCGGATAAAATCTTGGACTACTTTTGGGAGTGGTTCATGTACTCATATGAAGAACGTCTTCGGGCGGTGAAGCTATATATTAAGCTTGGTAGGCGCTGCAAAGCGACAATTCGTCAATTGGGTTACGCGACAAAGAATTCGTTAAAGGCTTGGCATAACGAATTCCAAGAGCGCGGCGATTTAAAGGACGGGTAACGCATCATTTTTTAATATCAATGCGGATTTACGCCGTCTATAACTTCCACTCCAAGAAGATTGCAAAGGGGGCGTAGATGCTCTGGCAACTCTGACTCAAGGACCAAGATGGTATTGGTATTTTGATCTTTTGCTTCTGAGATTAGCATTGCATCTAGCACCGCTTGATACTTTACACATTGGAAGATTCCACGCGTTATGTCTGCATGATCTGATATTCTTGATTTCACCTCTACCCCGACCCATGATTTCTTGTACTGAAATGACACATCCAAGACGTCACCTGATGACAATCTGTATTCGGTAGTTCCTGCTGGAGTTGATTTTGGTAGGCCAATTGCATGCGGATTGTTTGCGACGTATTCCTTTAGAAATTTGTGCTCAGGGCCTTCACCGCCACCAAAGTCACCGGAAGCTATAGAAATTTCTTTTGTGAAGTCTGTCTTTGCTGGATCAAGCTCAAGTTCCTCAAGAACCTCATCCCAGCGAGGATAAGCGTAGATATGCTGTAGTTCAGCTTGTACGATCTCGCGGCGACGGCGAAGCGGCAACTTGCCAAAATCAGCTTTCTTGATCAGAAACCACCCAATTCCTTCTCCAGGAAGAACGGTTGCCTTATTCACTACAAGACACTGGATTGGTGGAACTTTAGTTTTCCACTTTTTAGAGATGCGATCCATAGCTTGGCCAATGCTACCAAGCACGTAGTTGAGATTTCTAGGATTTGGCATCCCTAACTCTTCAGCCAATGCAGAATAATAAATTGGCTTAGCGGCCCTTGCTTGCCGAACAAGCAAGGGGAGTGCTGCGCGCGCTCGTTCTTGGTAGAGTTTATCTCCGTTCAGTGGTGAAGCTATTTCTG of the Undibacterium sp. 5I1 genome contains:
- the istA gene encoding IS21 family transposase, encoding MGMYSKVRRLFYRERLSISEIQRRTSLSRNTIKKWLKEAEGTEPKYARPPTVSKIAPFASLIQLALQTDSHRPKKERRTALMLFKELQQAGFTGSYSGVNRYIYAWRDQAAKVTGKSAFVPLKFQLGEAFQFDWSEELLVIGGIHRKILVAHTKLCASRAFWLVAYPTQSHEMLFDAHTRAFTAMGGIARRGIYDNMKTAVDKVMKGKGRIVNARFFAMTAHYLFDPDFCNVASGWEKGIVEKNVQDSRRRIWNDARQERFGSFAELNAWLAVRCKLLWSECRHPDYPELTVADVLEHEQAQLMPMPTPFDGYVELVARVSSTCLVHVHRNRYSVPCYLANHMVSVHLYSEQIAVYAENERVACHLRLFGRDQTSYDWQHYILLAERKPGVLRNGAPFALMPAPLIKLQTTLLRRAGGDRVMAQVLAAIPHHGLDTVIVAVELVLESGATSVEHITNVLVRLSQGDRPDPVATSLQLIEEPVADASRYDSLHQENQHV
- a CDS encoding N-6 DNA methylase, whose translation is MLDAHYTPSEIARQMIMGLPTQFSPNSVADFACGDGALLSEAFKRWPKSQFIANDIDVNLTRRLRRTYGEWSVSAVDFLSESSQQRSKLFSFQKKVDCILINPPFSEKGRAKIESEFFGSQVTAGSTMSFLLRALQFLAPRGYMVAILPDSCFISQRDRGAWNLIKTHFAVQKILTNSRSTFKGIAASTTVAILHYHHIGRVAPPEITPAACLELEIIRGKLQMHLVNELTSVNSYPLVHTSNLSKNRVHILGGRTVDYKHLVNGPAVLVPRVGLVTQEKIAFLPEGETVVLSDCVLAIMCKTNANAKLMSQAILVDWNVFRTAYGGTGAPYTTLERIREALSHCANVQHLMRSQPKTTQKNVNPKHGTTLVLG
- a CDS encoding HAD domain-containing protein, encoding MQFLGYAKTIMILFLDFDGVLHPEPCYLEVQLFCYLPRLENVLRDFPEVQIVISSTWRDKRSVTELKAFFSEDIAGRIIGTTPDWREVTEIMDSIGYQRHAEIEGWLRQSERPWISWLAIDDKPYLFKPFLKNLIKTNSLTGFNDQAEERLRLHLAAASRPC